A genomic region of Rhipicephalus sanguineus isolate Rsan-2018 chromosome 3, BIME_Rsan_1.4, whole genome shotgun sequence contains the following coding sequences:
- the LOC125756185 gene encoding zinc transporter ZIP1-like, which yields MAFQWSQVVAPLLLLFGTLLSGLLPIWLVKRLSMARWGSKAFAFLVCIGGGVLFATSFLHLLPEVREGFEKLTTDFPVTEGVVCVGFLAVYALEEIVHACLGHSHHTSGHGHSHTAAVMNCSHDAEQPPPVHENGVENKQSFSADAVADEDHGTQRFSLGSVLIVVALSFHSIFEGLSLGLQSTDQATWIMFLAISIHKFVIAFVVGFDMKASHMRTRTILIYIAVFSVMSPLGALIGAVTKNKLEDSPVVAGLNGVATGTLLYVTFFEVLQRDKNSQLSGVLQLLAVLLGFGIMLTLVLVLPHD from the exons ATGGCATTTCAGTGGTCTCAAGTCGTGGCCCCGCTGTTGCTCTTGTTCGGAACGCTGCTGTCGGGACTGCTTCCCATCTGGCTCGTCAAGAGGCTCAGCATGGCGAGGTGGGGCAGCAAGGCGTTCGCGTTCCTCGTCTGCATCGGAGGTGGCGTACTGTTCGCCACGAGTTTCCTGCACCTTCTGCCCGAAGTGCGCGAAGGATTCGAGAAGTTGACGACGGACTTTCCCGTCACCGAAGGTGTCGTCTGTGTGGGCTTCCTCGCCGTCTACGCGCTGGAAGAGATCGTCCACGCCTGCCTGGGACACAGTCACCACACCTCCGGCCACGGTCACTCGCACACGGCCGCTGTAATGAACTGCAG CCACGATGCGGAGCAACCTCCCCCGGTGCACGAGAACGGCGTGGAGAACAAGCAGAGCTTCTCGGCGGACGCTGTGGCTGACGAGGACCACGGCACGCAGCGCTTCTCTCTCGGCAGCGTGCTAATCGTGGTGGCGCTCTCGTTTCACTCCATCTTCGAGGGCCTCTCCCTTGGCCTGCAGTCGACGGACCAGGCCACCTGGATCATGTTCCTCGCCATCTCCATCCACAAGTTCGTCATCGCGTTCGTCGTGGGCttcgacatgaaggcgagccacaTGCGAACGCGCACCATCCTCATCTACATAGCCGTCTTCTCGGTGATGTCGCCGCTCGGCGCGCTCATAGGAGCCGTGACCAAGAACAAGCTCGAGGACTCGCCCGTGGTCGCCGGACTCAATGGTGTCGCGACGGGCACGCTCTTGTACGTGACTTTCTTCGAAGTCCTGCAGAGGGACAAGAACAGTCAGCTGAGCGGAGTGCTGCAGCTGCTCGCAGTTCTGCTCGGCTTCGGTATCATGTTGACGCTAGTCCTTGTTTTACCTCATgactga
- the LOC119387391 gene encoding uncharacterized protein LOC119387391 has translation MRQIQALLVRWIATKTARVVMDATSTLRALLLLGGNLVAGPFVYWLHIRADVRQEWLVYHRTALLISGGALFGMAFVDMLYSGSRMLNQTGNYEKPVAEIVVCIGFAVGLCLQQLGVVLADRAERRRMSRSVSATESTMLSSYSENVDYGATESACAVHGRRQEDKPLSHVGIWASLEALGCLCVYYTLHCLLLGLLPDQATAEASDGFKATEVNTVLGSVALAVVMYSSQPQPAMLLAASFLSAVLPAVAYTIGCFTTKWSVSMFYAGIADTFCCGVLMCASVLGVVCPYSRSKTGCNSFPPAAAGLVCAILVRFALPGAW, from the exons TGCTCGTGTTGTCATGGACGCCACGTCGACGCTGCGAGCGCTGCTCCTGCTTGGAGGTAACCTGGTAGCCGGGCCCTTCGTCTACTGGCTACACATTCGGGCAGACGTTCGGCAAGAATGGCTCGT ATACCATCGTACGGCCCTGCTGATTTCCGGGGGTGCTTTGTTCGGCATGGCCTTCGTCGACATGCTGTACTCAGGGTCCAGGATGTTGAACCAGACTGGGAATTACGAGAAGCCAGTGGCGGAAATAGTTGTGTGCATCGGGTTCGCCGTGGGCCTCTGCCTCCAGCAGTTGGGCGTTGTTCTCGCCGACCGAGCTGAACGCAGGAGGATGTCTAGGAGCGT GTCAGCCACAGAAAGCACCATGCTGTCCTCTTACTCAGAAAACGTCGACTACGGTGCCACAGAATCTGCTTGCGCCGTTCACGGAAGGCGCCAAGAAGACAAACCGCTGTCCCACGTGGGCATTTGGGCTTCCTTGGAAGCTCTAGGATGCCTCTGCGTCTACTACACGCTCCACTGCCTGCTTCTAGGTCTATTACCCGATCAAGCTACAGCCGAAGCCAGCGACGGCTTCAAGGCAACCGAAGTGAACACCGTCTTGGGCTCCGTCGCACTCGCCGTAGTGATGTACTCGTCCCAACCACAGCCGGCGATGCTCCTCGCGGCATCGTTTCTGTCAGCTGTCCTGCCAGCTGTGGCCTACACCATAGGCTGCTTCACGACTAAGTGGAGTGTCTCGATGTTCTACGCGGGCATTGCCGACACGTTCTGCTGCGGCGTGCTCATGTGCGCGAGCGTTCTCGGCGTAGTGTGTCCGTACAGTCGATCgaaaacgggctgtaattcgttCCCGCCTGCGGCAGCTGGCCTCGTGTGCGCAATCCTCGTGCGCTTTGCCCTTCCAGGAGCATGGTGA